A window from Pseudomonas frederiksbergensis encodes these proteins:
- a CDS encoding ABC transporter substrate-binding protein: MKNIVIPAVLAGVMASGFTWAAELPASIKEKGEVVVAIMPNYPPMDFKDPATNTLTGLDYDLGNALAERLGVKIKWQETGFEQMINALTTDRVDMVLSGMTDTAERQASVTFVDYFTSGPQFYTLQKNKDFNEIIDLCGKKVGTSRRTTFPAEIAEWSKANCEAAGKPAINVIGTEGSADARAQLRQSRIDAAMQGSETLSYLKTQEKDMYKTVGLPISKQFTGLGVSKKKPELSEAVKVALQSMVDDGSYQAILKKWDLELGAIKTVTINAGK; this comes from the coding sequence ATGAAGAACATTGTTATCCCAGCAGTACTCGCAGGCGTTATGGCTTCCGGCTTCACCTGGGCCGCCGAACTACCGGCCAGCATCAAGGAAAAAGGCGAGGTCGTGGTCGCGATCATGCCGAACTACCCGCCGATGGACTTCAAGGACCCGGCCACCAACACCCTCACCGGTCTTGACTACGACCTGGGCAATGCCTTGGCCGAACGTCTGGGCGTGAAGATCAAATGGCAGGAAACCGGCTTCGAGCAAATGATCAATGCGCTGACCACCGACCGTGTGGACATGGTGCTGTCGGGCATGACCGACACCGCCGAACGTCAGGCCAGCGTGACCTTCGTCGACTACTTCACCAGTGGTCCGCAGTTCTACACCTTGCAGAAAAACAAGGATTTCAACGAGATCATCGACCTGTGCGGCAAAAAAGTCGGCACCAGCCGCCGCACCACCTTCCCGGCTGAAATCGCCGAGTGGAGCAAGGCCAATTGCGAAGCCGCCGGCAAGCCTGCGATCAACGTGATCGGCACCGAAGGCTCCGCCGATGCCCGCGCGCAATTGCGTCAGAGCCGTATCGACGCGGCCATGCAGGGCAGCGAGACCCTGTCCTACCTGAAGACTCAGGAAAAGGACATGTACAAAACCGTGGGCCTGCCGATCTCCAAGCAGTTCACCGGGCTGGGCGTGAGCAAGAAAAAGCCTGAGCTGAGCGAGGCGGTGAAGGTCGCGTTGCAGAGCATGGTGGATGACGGCAGCTACCAGGCGATCCTGAAAAAGTGGGACCTGGAACTGGGGGCGATCAAGACTGTGACCATTAACGCCGGGAAATAA